One Solanum pennellii chromosome 9, SPENNV200 DNA segment encodes these proteins:
- the LOC107031386 gene encoding uncharacterized protein LOC107031386 — MVTLCNNQILLSLSLSSSQSAALPQFNHLARFTRRHWKLRQYNYSSYSRIKKFQLVSAKNYEAGHSEDAEEIVHKASDELTGSLEDKTVRTGSSFLAKLAIALGIAATITFLSIGLKQPNQGSNFGIQFLVDGSSSSTISTPAPGFSFKAFGYRVMLPEYAPGWIYFWLLMAAGFGLFISEEALNIWVGISIARMLVLDGTWQSLVNSFSRNSPYITSTILWVYWGVCISDMIPFYLGKLFKQSGASDDVCSKLGIGNQKAKDITNAVQKHGNLIGFVERFSLGVRNPTAFLAGTLDISPDCFFAGVCCGGLITLPIQLTIGFLLRERPVFAVATVATVVGIWTVFPYAVAASTALFLYLRRQFSG, encoded by the exons ATGGTGACTTTATGTAATAATCAAATATTGCTTTCTCTTTcattatcttcatctcaatctgCAGCTCTACCACAATTTAATCACCTCGCCCGTTTTACTCGGAGACACTGGAAACTCCGGCAGTACAATTACTCCTCATACTCTAG GATCAAAAAATTTCAGCTTGTGAGTGCTAAAAATTATGAAGCCGGACATTCGGAGGATGCTGAGGAGATAGTGCACAAGGCTTCTGATGAATTAACTGGTAGTCTGGAAGATAAAACTGTTCGCACAGGAAGTTCATTTTTGGCAAAACTGGCAATTGCATTAGGTATAGCTGCTACTATTACATTTCTGTCTATAGGCCTTAAGCAGCCTAATCAAGGATCAAATTTTGGAATTCAATTTCTGGTTGATGGATCATCATCTTCCACAATTTCTACACCTGCTCCTGGTTTTTCTTTCAAAGCTTTTGGCTATAGAGTCATGCTGCCAGAATATGCTCCAGG ATGGATCTACTTTTGGCTTCTGATGGCAGCTGGTTTTGGACTTTTTATCAGTGAGGAGGCTTTGAATATATGG GTTGGAATCTCTATAGCACGGATGCTTGTTCTAGATGGGACGTGGCAATCACTAGTGAACTCCTTTTCCAGGAATTCTCCATATATAACATCCACTATTCTCTGGGTGTACTG GGGCGTTTGCATCAGCGATATGATACCCTTTTACCTTGGGAAGCTTTTTAAGCAATCTGGTGCATCCGATGATGTTTGCTCAAAG TTAGGGATCGGAAATCAGAAGGCAAAAGATATTACAAACGCTGTACAAAAACATGGGAATCTCATTGGTTTTG TGGAACGGTTTTCTCTTGGAGTAAGAAATCCCACTGCTTTCCTTGCAGGGACTCTG GATATATCACCAGATTGTTTCTTTGCTGGTGTCTGTTGTGGTGGTTTGATAACTCTTCCAATTCAG TTGACAATTGGATTTTTACTAAGAGAGCGTCCAGTATTTGCCGTTGCAACAGTTGCTACTGTAGTG GGAATCTGGACTGTATTCCCCTATGCAGTGGCTGCTTCTACAGCATTATTCCTATATCTACGGCGCCAGTTTTCTGGTTAG